The Gemmatimonadaceae bacterium genome contains the following window.
CCTCTGGAACCCGTCAAATCACGCGCACGGCAACTATGAAGTCAGCGGGACCTTCAAGGAACACAAGATGGCCGCCTCGCACCCGCATTCGTACGGCGTGTTCATCGGCGGTGCGAACCTCGAAGGCGACACCGAGACCCTGATGTACTGCATCGCCTACGGAAACGGTACGTACTCGGTGAAGACCTTCCACGGCGAGAACGTGCAGACGTTGGTGGATCGTGAGGCCTCGACGGCGCTGGTCAAGGCTGGTGAGAGTGGCGAGGCTACCAACACCATCGGCTGGCGCGTGCAGGGTGGCCGTGCCTCCTGCGTCATCAACGGCACGGTCGTGAAGACCTTTGAGCGCGCCCAGGTCGTCTCGGCGGACAAGCTCACGGCGCTCGACGGGGTCTATGGCATCCGCGTCAGCCACAACCTCGAGCTGACGGTCAGCAACTTCCGGATGACGGCGCGCTAGCGCCTAGCGCGCGAGGTCGAGCACCGCGACCTCGCGCGCACCCTTCCGCAGCAGCATCCAACGACCGCGCACGGCATCCGATGCCGGCGCGGTCGTTGCGTCTGCGGCGAGCCTCGTGCCGTTCACGCTGACGGCGCCCTGCTGCACCAGCTTGCGGGCCGCTGTCTTCGAGAGCGAAAAGGCCTGGGTCAGTGCGTCGACGACGTCCACGTCGCTCCCCGACGAAGCCTCGGCCTGAACAGACGGCATCTCCGCCGCCAGCATCGCGAACACTTCGTCGCTGAGCGCCTGCGCGTCGGCCTTCTTGTCGAACACGGTGCGGCTGACCGTCTCCGCCACGCGTGCCGCTTCGGCACCATGGATCAGCGTCGTCACCTCGGCGGCCAGCCGCTTCTGCGCCCCGCGCTCGTGCGGTGCCGCGGTGTGTGCTGCCTCAATTGCGGTGATCTCGGCTGCATCCAGCAAGGTGAAGGTGCGCAACAGCCGCCCGACGTCCGCATCCTCGGCGTTGATCCAAAACTGATAGAACTTGTAGACGCTGGTGAGCTTGGCATCGAGGTACACGGCGCCAGCCTCGGTCTTGCCGAACTTCTTGCCCGCAGAGTCTGTGAGCAGCGGGAACGTTAGCCCATGCGCCTCGCCACGTGACGCGCGCCGAATCAGCTCCGTACCGGCCGTGATGTTGCCCCACTGGTCGCTACCGCCGATCTGCAGCGACACGCCGTCCTTCTCGTGCAGGCGTTGGAAGTCGTAGGCCTGCAGCAGCATGTAGCTGAACTCGGTGAAGCTGATGCCCGACGCGTTCTCCATCCGGGACTTCACCGAGTCCTTCTGCTGCATCCAGTTCACGGTGAAGTGCTTGCCCACGTCACGCAGGAACGTGATCAAGCCCTCTTTGGCCAACCACTCGGCGTTGTCGCGCACGAGGAATCGCTTGGCCCCCGCCTCGCCGAGCGCGTTGGTCGCCACGCGCTGGATCTGCTGCCAGATGAGCTGAGCGTTGGCGGCGATCTCCTCGGCAGAGCGCATCGGGCGCTCCTCGCTCTTGCCACTGGGGTCGCCGATCATGGCCGTGCCGCCGCCCACGAGTGCGATGGCCGTGTGGCCCGCGCGCGCCAGATGCACGAGGCCCATCAACGACACGAGGTTGCCGACGTGCAGGCTCTCGGCCGTGGGGTCGAATCCGCAATAGCCCTTCACGGGGGCCTTGGAAAGCTGCGCCTCGCAGCCCTCGGTCGCCTGGTGCAGCAGTCCGCGCCAGCGGAGCTCCTCGTGCAGCGTCGTCATCCGCACAAAACTATGGGCCAAGGGGAGGGAAGTCACCGCCACGGCCGCTCCCGCGTCCATCAGTGGCCGCGAGGTCAGCTCACGTCGTCCCGGGTACCACTGCGCGTTGCCCAGCCCCCCACGTCCCTCTAGCTTCCCTCCGTGCACGCCTACGTACGCAAGACGCTCCGTTGGGGGCTGATCACTGCCGCCGCCCTCACGCTCGTCGGCGGCCTGACCTTTCTGGTCTGGTGGAGCTTCTTCCTGTGCTCGGACGAGACCTGCCCGAGCATCGAGCAGTTCGCCGAGTACAAGCCAGCCCAGCCCGCGCGCCTCTACGCCGCGGACGGCCGCTTCATCGGTGAGATCGGGCTCGAGCGCCGTTCCGTGGTGACGCTGGACCAGATTCCGCGCCACGTGGTGGACGCCTTCGTCATTACCGAAGACAAGCGCTACTACCGCCACCGCGGTGTGGACTACACGCGGGTGCTCGGTGCGCTCATCGCGAACATTCGCGCGATGGGCTTCGCCGAGGGTTTCTCGACGATCACGATGCAGTTGGCACGCAACGTGTTCCCCGAGCAGTTGCCCTCGCGTTCGCGCGCGGGCAGCGCGTACAACACCCTCGTGCGCAAGTTCCGCGAGGCGAAGGTTGCACGGCGGCTCGAGAAGCGCTTCACCAAGGAGCAGATCCTCGAGCTCTACCTGAACCAGATCGCACTCGGCGCCGGTGCATTCGGCGTAGAGGCTGCGTCGCAGCGCTACTTTGGGCGCCCCGTCAGCGAGATCACGGTGGCTGAGGGCGCGCTGCTCGCGGCCCTGCCGAAAGCACCGTCCCGCTACAATCCGCGTCGCTTCCCCGATCGCGCCATCCAGCGTCGCAACACGATCCTCGAGCTGATGCGCCGCGGCGACGCGCTCTCCGACGCGGACGCCTCGGTGGCCAAGGCCTACCCGCTGCGGCTGAATCGCGCCTCGCGCGGTTCGGGTGAGACCGCCCCGTATTTCGTGGAATGGGTGCGCGCCGAGCTCGAGCGCCGCTTCGGCAAGCAGGTCTACCAGAACGGCCTGCGGGTGCTCACGACGCTGGACCTCGACATGCAGGGCGCCGCCGAGCGCGCGGTGGAGCGGCAGCTGCGCGCCATCGAGGCCGGCACCTGGGGCAACTACGAGCACACGACCTACGAGGAATACCTCGCGCGCGTCGCCGCCGGCGACGTGGATGGCAGCGGCAACAACTCGCCGTACCTGCAGGCCTCGTTCGTGGCGCTGGATCCGCGCACGGGCGCGGTGCGCGCACTGGTCGGCGGCCGCGACTTCGAGGACTCCAAGTTCGACCGCGCCGTGCGTGCCACGCGGCAGCCGGGCTCGACCTTCAAGCCCATCGTCTATTCGGCGGCCATCCGCTCCGGGCGCCCGACCACGTATTTCCTCGACGACGAGCCCATCGAGGTCCCGCAGCTCGACGGCTCCCTGTGGACGCCGCAGAACTACGATCTCACGTTCGAGGGCCGCGTCTCACTGCGCCGCGCGATGATCCGTTCGCGCAACCTGCCGGCCATCCGCCTCGCGATGGAGATCGGCGAGGGCAGCATCGCCGACCTTGCGCGCAACTTCGGCATCACCACGCGTGTGCCGCCGTATCCGTCCATCGCGCTGGGCTCGGCGGATGTGTATCCGCTGGAGATGATCTCCGCGTATTCGACCTTCGCGAACCTCGGGTGGCGCACGGAACCGAACCCGATCCTGCGCGTCGAGACGCTGGACGGCCGCCGCCTGTGGGAAGCCAAGGAGGAGCGCATTCAGGTGCTCTCCCGGGAAGAAGCCTGGATCCTCACCGACATGCTGAAGGACGTCGTCCGGCGAGGCACGGGCACGGCGGTTTGGAACAGTGGCTTCCATATCCCGAGCGGCGGCAAGACGGGCACGACCAACGACTACACGGACGTGTGGTACGTCGGCTTCACGACGGATCTCGTGGCCGGCGTGTGGATCGGCTTCGACGCGCCGAAGCAGATCATGGGCAACGCGCAGGGCGGCCGCCTCGCGGCGCCCGCCTGGGTGTCGTTCATGAAGGAAGTCTACGAGCGCAAGCCGACGCCGCCCGACTGGCCGAGGCCGCCGGGCATCCTCGCGATCCCAATCGATCCTGAGACCGGCCTGCGTGCCGGCCCCGGCTGTGTGTCCGACGCCATCATCACCGAATACTTCCTGCCCGGCACCGAACCCACCGCCGAGTGCGGACGACGGGGGCTGCTGCAGAGCTTCTTCAATCCGTGAACGACCGCGTCCGCTGGCACGCACGCTGGGTGGTCCCAGTGGCGGCGCCGCCGATAGCGGACGGAACGGTCGTCACGGATGGTGATCGGATTGCCTGGGTAGGTCCGCGCGCGAGCGCGCCGGTCGGCGGACGCGACGAGCAACTCGGCGACGCCATCCTCACACCAGGCTTGGTCAACGCGCACACGCATCTCGACCTCACGATGCTGCGCGGACTGCTGGAGGACCTGTCGTTCTTCGATTGGGTCCGCACGGTCACGCGACTGACCCGCGAGGCGTTGGATGATCGCGACTTCGCGGATGCGGCGACCCTTGGCATCGCCGAAGGACTGACGGCCGGCATCACGACCTACGCCGACACCGCGCCCGGCGATGCACCCTTCAATGCGATGCTGGCGATGGGCGTGCGCGGCATCGCGTATCGCGAGGTGTTCGGGCCGGACCCGGCGCAGGCCGCGGCCTCGCTGGCCACGCTCAAGGACCACGTCGCGGCGATGCGTCCGCGCGAGACGGACCTCGTCCGCGTCGGCGTGTCGCCGCACGCGCCGTACTCGGTGAGCGACGCGCTGTTCGCCGCGGTGGCCGAGTACGCTGAGCGAGAACTGCTGCCGGTGGCTGTGCACATCGCGGAGAGCGCTGAGGAGACGGCGCTGGTCGCGGAGGGCGCCGGACAGTTCGCCGATTTCCTGCGAGGGCGCGGGATTCCTGTAGTTCCACGCGGCCCGCAGCCGGCCGAAGTTCTGCAGCGCGCCGGCCTGATGCGGGCCCACACGCTGTTGATCCATTGCGTGCGCGTGGACACCGCAATGGTGCAGGCCATCGCGGCCTCGGGATGCGGCGTGGCCCATTGCCCCGCCTCGAACGCGCGGCTCGGGCACGGTATCGCGCCGCTGCACGAGTTTCTGCGAGCGGGTGCACGCGTCGGACTCGGCAGCGACTCCGTCGCCAGCAACGATCGCTTGGACATTCTTGAGGAGGCGCGGCTCGCCAGCCACCAGCAGCGCGCGCGGCTTGGACGTCACGATGCGGTCACGGCCAGGGCCGCCGTGCGTCTTGCGACGCTGGGTGGCGCAGAGGCGCTTCGCCTGGATGGCGCCATCGGATCGTTGGAGACCGGCAAGCAAGCCGACCTCGCCGCGTTCACTATCGAGCCGCATCACGCACCGGTCACCGATCCACACGTGGCTTTGGCCTTCGGGCCGCGGATGCGCGCGGCGCGCGTCGTCGTTGCGGGCCGGGAACGCGTGCGCGACGGCCGTGTGATCGGACTTGATGCGGCCGTCGCCGGCCGCGTGCAGGCGGCGGCCGCCAAGGCCGAGCGGTGGCGCCGGACGCAGCCGCCCGGTTAGCTTCTCCCGGAGAGTGGTGCATCGCCGGCGGCAGGCTGTCTCGATGCGCCCGTGTTCCCCTTACGCCCCCGACCAATGACTCGAGGCTCCGGCGCGACCGAGCTGATCTGGCGGAACGGCACGCTCGTCCCTTGGGACGACGCGACGCTCCACGTGATGAGTCACGTCGTGCACTATGGGTCGAGCATCTTCGAGGGCGTCCGCTGCTACAAGACTGACGAGGGCGGCGCGGTATTCCGCCTGCGCGAGCACATGCGGCGCTTCCTCGATTCGGCAAAGATCTACAAGATGCCGATGACGTATTCGCTGGATGCGCTGTGCACCGCGGTGACCGACACGATCGTGGCGAACAATCTCGAGGCCTGCTACATCCGGCCGTTGGCGATCCGCGCGGGACAGGAGATGGGCGTGCTGCCGACCGCGGCACCGGTCGAGGTCTTTGTGATCTGCTGGCGCTGGGGTGCCTACCTTGGGCACGACGCGCTCGAGCAGGGCGTGGACGTGACGATCTCGAGTTGGCGGCGTGCGGCGCCGGGGACGATTCCGGCGTTGGCCAAGGCGGGCGGCAACTACTTGGGTTCGCAGCTGACGAAGATGGAAGCCAAGGCCGATGGCTATGTCGAAGGCATCATGCTCGACGTCAACGGCCACGTGTCCGAGGGCAGCGGCGAGAATCTCTTCGCCGTTCGGGATGGCGTGCTCTACACGTCGCCACTCTCGGCAAGCATCCTCAGCGGGATCACGCGGGATGCCGTCGTGGCGATTGCGCGCGACCTGGGGTACGAGGTCCGCGAGATGTTGATGCCGCGCGAGTTCCTGCTCGTGGCGGACGAGGTGTTCTTCACGGGGACTGCGGCGGAGATCACGCCGGTGAAGAGCATCGACCACAGTCCCGTGGGTGCGGGGAGGCGAGGCCCCATCACCCACAAGATCCAACAGCAGTTCCTCGCCATCGCCACCGGGAAGGCCCCTGACAGTAGAGGCTGGCTCACCCCGGTGCCCACCGCGGCGCTGAGGAGTTGACCGTCACCCGACGGTCCCCTCGACTCGGCGCCCTCACGCAGTAGGAGGAGGTGTCTGTGACCGTCGGCTGTCTCGCGCTGAATGCATCGTTCGAGCCCCTGACCATGGTTCCGCTCACGCGGGCCCTGCGTCTGGTCATCGATGGCAAGGCGGAGATCGTCGAGTCGGATCGCGGGCGGAAGATTCGCTCTGAGCACCTCGCGCTGCCGCGGCCGGTGGTCATCCGGCTGCGCAAGTTCGTGCACGTGCCGCGGCGCTTCCGTCGCCAGGTGACCAACACCTTCCTCTTTGCCCGCGATGGCTACC
Protein-coding sequences here:
- a CDS encoding PBP1A family penicillin-binding protein, with the protein product MHAYVRKTLRWGLITAAALTLVGGLTFLVWWSFFLCSDETCPSIEQFAEYKPAQPARLYAADGRFIGEIGLERRSVVTLDQIPRHVVDAFVITEDKRYYRHRGVDYTRVLGALIANIRAMGFAEGFSTITMQLARNVFPEQLPSRSRAGSAYNTLVRKFREAKVARRLEKRFTKEQILELYLNQIALGAGAFGVEAASQRYFGRPVSEITVAEGALLAALPKAPSRYNPRRFPDRAIQRRNTILELMRRGDALSDADASVAKAYPLRLNRASRGSGETAPYFVEWVRAELERRFGKQVYQNGLRVLTTLDLDMQGAAERAVERQLRAIEAGTWGNYEHTTYEEYLARVAAGDVDGSGNNSPYLQASFVALDPRTGAVRALVGGRDFEDSKFDRAVRATRQPGSTFKPIVYSAAIRSGRPTTYFLDDEPIEVPQLDGSLWTPQNYDLTFEGRVSLRRAMIRSRNLPAIRLAMEIGEGSIADLARNFGITTRVPPYPSIALGSADVYPLEMISAYSTFANLGWRTEPNPILRVETLDGRRLWEAKEERIQVLSREEAWILTDMLKDVVRRGTGTAVWNSGFHIPSGGKTGTTNDYTDVWYVGFTTDLVAGVWIGFDAPKQIMGNAQGGRLAAPAWVSFMKEVYERKPTPPDWPRPPGILAIPIDPETGLRAGPGCVSDAIITEYFLPGTEPTAECGRRGLLQSFFNP
- a CDS encoding branched-chain amino acid transaminase — its product is MTRGSGATELIWRNGTLVPWDDATLHVMSHVVHYGSSIFEGVRCYKTDEGGAVFRLREHMRRFLDSAKIYKMPMTYSLDALCTAVTDTIVANNLEACYIRPLAIRAGQEMGVLPTAAPVEVFVICWRWGAYLGHDALEQGVDVTISSWRRAAPGTIPALAKAGGNYLGSQLTKMEAKADGYVEGIMLDVNGHVSEGSGENLFAVRDGVLYTSPLSASILSGITRDAVVAIARDLGYEVREMLMPREFLLVADEVFFTGTAAEITPVKSIDHSPVGAGRRGPITHKIQQQFLAIATGKAPDSRGWLTPVPTAALRS
- a CDS encoding tyrosine--tRNA ligase, whose product is MTTLHEELRWRGLLHQATEGCEAQLSKAPVKGYCGFDPTAESLHVGNLVSLMGLVHLARAGHTAIALVGGGTAMIGDPSGKSEERPMRSAEEIAANAQLIWQQIQRVATNALGEAGAKRFLVRDNAEWLAKEGLITFLRDVGKHFTVNWMQQKDSVKSRMENASGISFTEFSYMLLQAYDFQRLHEKDGVSLQIGGSDQWGNITAGTELIRRASRGEAHGLTFPLLTDSAGKKFGKTEAGAVYLDAKLTSVYKFYQFWINAEDADVGRLLRTFTLLDAAEITAIEAAHTAAPHERGAQKRLAAEVTTLIHGAEAARVAETVSRTVFDKKADAQALSDEVFAMLAAEMPSVQAEASSGSDVDVVDALTQAFSLSKTAARKLVQQGAVSVNGTRLAADATTAPASDAVRGRWMLLRKGAREVAVLDLAR
- a CDS encoding amidohydrolase family protein, whose amino-acid sequence is MNDRVRWHARWVVPVAAPPIADGTVVTDGDRIAWVGPRASAPVGGRDEQLGDAILTPGLVNAHTHLDLTMLRGLLEDLSFFDWVRTVTRLTREALDDRDFADAATLGIAEGLTAGITTYADTAPGDAPFNAMLAMGVRGIAYREVFGPDPAQAAASLATLKDHVAAMRPRETDLVRVGVSPHAPYSVSDALFAAVAEYAERELLPVAVHIAESAEETALVAEGAGQFADFLRGRGIPVVPRGPQPAEVLQRAGLMRAHTLLIHCVRVDTAMVQAIAASGCGVAHCPASNARLGHGIAPLHEFLRAGARVGLGSDSVASNDRLDILEEARLASHQQRARLGRHDAVTARAAVRLATLGGAEALRLDGAIGSLETGKQADLAAFTIEPHHAPVTDPHVALAFGPRMRAARVVVAGRERVRDGRVIGLDAAVAGRVQAAAAKAERWRRTQPPG